In a single window of the Thermodesulfobacteriota bacterium genome:
- a CDS encoding chemotaxis response regulator protein-glutamate methylesterase, translating to MNDSEKMKILVVDDTILYRKIISDVLSELPNVEIVGTASNGKTAIARIASLQPDLITLDVDMPGMDGIEVLEEINRLSFNVGVIMLSSLTYEGSEMTIKALELGAFDFIPKPELDSMEANKQYIRQRFAPMLRSFADRREIKKILSGQSTYKAKDPKKPTDPAIAAGVVKPAIPVDRPVEKKRKTSTEIVVIGVSTGGPKALAAMIPDLPETINIPILIVQHMPPLFTQSLAKSLDSKSAVRVKEAQDGEMITPNTIFIAPGGKQMRVGKKENGVKIIRVCDDPPENSCKPSVDYLFRSIAEHYGERATGIIMTGMGSDGTLGIEAMKARGAYIIAQDEASCTVFGMPKKPIESGLVDIVLPLESIAAEIINSAKQH from the coding sequence ATGAACGATTCCGAAAAAATGAAAATACTGGTTGTTGACGATACGATTCTGTACCGGAAGATCATCAGCGATGTTCTTTCCGAACTCCCCAACGTTGAAATTGTCGGCACCGCCAGTAACGGCAAAACCGCCATCGCCCGCATCGCATCCCTGCAGCCGGACCTGATTACCCTGGATGTGGATATGCCCGGCATGGACGGTATTGAAGTCCTGGAAGAGATCAACCGGCTTTCCTTCAACGTGGGCGTCATCATGCTCAGCTCCCTGACTTACGAGGGCAGCGAAATGACGATCAAAGCCCTTGAGCTGGGCGCCTTTGATTTTATTCCCAAACCCGAGCTGGACTCGATGGAGGCGAACAAGCAGTATATCCGGCAGCGTTTTGCCCCCATGTTGAGATCGTTTGCCGATCGCCGGGAAATCAAGAAGATTCTTTCCGGCCAATCGACATACAAAGCCAAAGATCCGAAAAAGCCGACGGATCCGGCCATTGCCGCCGGAGTCGTGAAACCGGCAATTCCTGTTGACCGGCCCGTTGAGAAAAAGCGGAAAACGTCCACGGAAATCGTCGTTATCGGGGTTTCCACCGGCGGCCCCAAAGCGCTGGCGGCCATGATCCCGGATCTGCCGGAAACCATCAACATTCCCATCCTGATTGTTCAGCACATGCCGCCGCTCTTCACCCAGTCTCTGGCAAAAAGCCTGGATTCCAAATCCGCCGTTCGTGTCAAAGAAGCCCAGGACGGGGAGATGATAACACCCAACACCATTTTCATCGCACCGGGCGGCAAGCAGATGCGGGTAGGGAAAAAGGAAAACGGCGTAAAAATCATCCGCGTCTGCGACGACCCGCCAGAAAACAGCTGCAAGCCGTCCGTCGACTACCTGTTCCGGTCCATAGCCGAGCATTATGGCGAAAGGGCAACCGGAATTATCATGACCGGCATGGGTTCAGACGGTACCCTCGGCATCGAGGCCATGAAAGCCAGGGGAGCCTATATCATCGCGCAAGACGAGGCCAGCTGTACCGTCTTCGGCATGCCCAAAAAACCCATTGAGTCCGGCCTGGTGGATATTGTTCTGCCGCTGGAAAGCATTGCCGCTGAAATCATTAATTCCGCAAAGCAACACTAA
- a CDS encoding glycosyltransferase family A protein — protein sequence MCKAPHVSVIIPTFNRSRMVCQAVEAVLAQTFTAFELIVADDGSTDDTPASLAPYADVITLITGNTNKGVSASRNAGAARARGTYVAFLDSDDLWLPEKLNRQVAFFATHPEALICQTEEIWIKNGRRINPAKKHKKPSGMIFFPSLELCLVSPSAVMMKKSFFVEMGGFDESLPACEDYDLWLRMACRYPIHLINDPLVIKRGGHGDQLSAARGLDKFRIHSLKNLIASPHLTPAMRDAAVSVLVRKCRIYAQGCARRNRVEEAREYDRIAETAARGQ from the coding sequence ATGTGCAAAGCGCCCCATGTCAGCGTCATCATCCCGACTTTCAACCGGAGCCGAATGGTCTGCCAGGCGGTGGAGGCGGTTCTTGCCCAGACGTTTACCGCTTTTGAACTGATTGTCGCTGATGATGGTTCCACCGACGATACGCCGGCCTCCCTGGCCCCATACGCCGACGTCATTACCCTGATAACCGGCAATACGAATAAAGGCGTCAGCGCCTCCCGCAACGCCGGTGCAGCCCGGGCCAGGGGGACCTATGTCGCCTTTCTGGATTCAGACGATCTCTGGCTGCCGGAAAAGCTCAACCGGCAGGTCGCTTTCTTTGCGACCCATCCCGAGGCCCTGATCTGTCAGACCGAGGAGATCTGGATTAAAAACGGCCGGCGAATCAATCCCGCCAAAAAGCATAAAAAACCTTCCGGCATGATCTTTTTCCCATCCCTGGAGCTGTGTCTGGTCAGTCCGTCGGCCGTAATGATGAAGAAATCTTTTTTTGTTGAAATGGGAGGATTTGACGAGTCGCTGCCCGCCTGTGAAGATTATGACCTGTGGTTGCGGATGGCCTGCCGGTATCCCATCCACCTGATCAATGACCCCCTGGTGATCAAGCGGGGCGGCCATGGCGATCAGCTTTCCGCGGCGCGGGGCCTGGATAAATTCAGAATCCACTCCCTGAAAAACTTAATTGCTTCGCCGCATCTGACACCGGCCATGCGTGACGCCGCCGTTTCGGTTCTGGTCAGAAAATGCCGTATCTACGCCCAGGGCTGCGCCCGGCGAAACCGGGTCGAGGAAGCGCGGGAATACGATCGAATCGCGGAAACCGCGGCCCGCGGCCAGTAA
- a CDS encoding protein-glutamate O-methyltransferase CheR encodes MPKISPLEFSVFSKYLFEISGISLPKGKEYLFDTRLAPLLEEYRCFSFSELYYKARRDNTLEEKIIDAITTNETYFFRDITPFELLQYKILPDLIDRRSAGPTPRGKIPIRIWSAGCSTGQEVYSITFIIDSLNLSESDYDIYILGTDISNAAITKASYGAYSNFELSRGLKPDQIETYFTRINDNTLKINDKFRWMVSFKTHNLFQKIPTSKQFDIVLCRNVGIYFSPQDRKRLYRIIRSQLADDGYLLIGATESLTHDTDLFIPKKYLRAQFYQPNPDASTNL; translated from the coding sequence ATGCCCAAAATATCTCCCCTCGAGTTCAGTGTTTTTTCCAAATACCTGTTTGAAATATCGGGCATATCCCTTCCCAAGGGCAAGGAGTATCTATTCGATACCCGGCTGGCGCCGCTCCTGGAGGAGTACCGGTGTTTTTCCTTTTCAGAGCTGTATTACAAAGCCAGGAGAGACAATACCCTCGAGGAAAAAATCATTGACGCCATTACCACCAATGAAACTTATTTTTTCCGCGACATCACCCCTTTTGAACTGCTGCAATACAAAATTCTTCCCGACCTGATCGACAGGCGAAGCGCCGGCCCCACGCCGAGGGGAAAAATACCGATCCGCATCTGGTCGGCCGGCTGCTCCACCGGACAGGAGGTATACAGCATCACCTTTATCATTGACAGCCTGAACCTTTCCGAGAGCGATTATGATATCTATATCCTCGGCACCGATATCTCCAACGCGGCCATCACCAAGGCAAGTTACGGCGCTTACAGCAATTTCGAATTGTCCAGGGGGTTGAAGCCGGATCAGATTGAAACCTACTTTACCCGGATCAACGACAACACGTTGAAAATCAACGATAAGTTCCGCTGGATGGTGTCCTTTAAAACACATAACCTATTTCAAAAAATTCCTACCTCAAAACAGTTTGACATTGTTTTATGCCGCAACGTGGGTATTTACTTCTCCCCGCAGGACCGAAAACGGCTTTACCGCATCATCCGGTCACAACTCGCTGATGACGGATACCTGCTCATCGGTGCGACCGAATCCCTGACCCATGACACGGATCTCTTTATTCCCAAAAAATATCTCCGCGCCCAGTTCTATCAACCCAACCCCGACGCTTCCACGAATTTGTAA
- a CDS encoding B12-binding domain-containing radical SAM protein, which produces MSWLKNILLVYPEIPKNTYWSFKYTLRFINRTTGLPPLGLITMAALLPDRYHLRLVDMNIEPLRQSDVEWADAVFVSAMIIQKDSLREVIRVCRAAGKPVVAGGPYPTSSHEEIEGVDHFVLGEAETVLAEFMGDFENQTAGNIYRATHKPDITEAVLPRFDLLKMDRYSSMAIQYSRGCPFTCEFCDIWIMYGNRPRLKSADYVIREIDALYRLGWRDSIFMVDDNFIGNKNRVKKELLPAIREWEEKNHFTYKFYTEASINMAADPELLDAMSAAGFDMVFVGIETPSAEGLSETGKSQNLKFDLKEAVRTIQQHGIEVTAGFILGFDSDTENIFDRQITFIQEAGIPKAMVGILIALPGTKLYRRLETEGRLTGQSTGSNTHTMSTNIVTTMNPDMLREGYKKVLGTLYDANLKNYFARCDTLLSQLKHTAFRQRNVRLHEIMALLKSLTIQPFTPYGFQYLKFIGRNLIRNPHLFAEVITHAVMGHHFHLITQETLKVDAAASTLDDIYEKSRIYLSRQADLVKATSLAQHRKLSEGWAACKTRLESVRHIIDNVHKDFREDINRKYTEIYARTRSLFEEAERRLRLN; this is translated from the coding sequence ATGAGCTGGCTTAAAAACATTCTACTGGTCTATCCTGAAATTCCGAAAAACACCTACTGGAGTTTCAAGTACACGCTGCGGTTCATCAACCGGACCACCGGGCTGCCGCCCCTGGGCCTTATCACCATGGCGGCCCTGCTGCCCGACCGTTATCACTTGAGGCTGGTGGACATGAACATCGAGCCGCTGCGGCAAAGCGATGTAGAATGGGCTGACGCGGTCTTTGTCTCGGCCATGATCATTCAGAAAGACTCTCTCCGGGAAGTCATCCGCGTCTGCCGTGCCGCCGGCAAGCCGGTTGTCGCCGGCGGTCCCTATCCCACCTCCAGCCACGAGGAAATCGAGGGGGTGGACCATTTTGTTCTGGGCGAGGCGGAAACCGTTCTGGCCGAGTTTATGGGGGACTTTGAAAACCAGACCGCCGGGAACATCTACCGGGCGACGCATAAGCCCGACATCACCGAGGCCGTGCTGCCGCGATTCGACCTGCTGAAAATGGACCGCTACAGCTCCATGGCCATTCAGTACTCCCGGGGCTGCCCCTTTACCTGCGAGTTCTGCGACATCTGGATCATGTACGGCAACAGGCCCCGGCTGAAGTCCGCCGACTACGTCATCCGGGAAATAGACGCGCTTTACCGGCTGGGCTGGCGGGATTCCATTTTCATGGTCGATGACAATTTTATCGGCAACAAAAACCGGGTAAAAAAAGAGCTGCTGCCGGCCATCCGGGAATGGGAGGAAAAGAATCATTTCACGTACAAATTTTACACGGAAGCCAGCATCAACATGGCCGCCGACCCGGAGCTTCTGGATGCCATGAGTGCCGCCGGCTTTGACATGGTCTTTGTCGGAATTGAAACCCCCTCGGCGGAAGGCCTATCAGAAACCGGCAAAAGCCAGAATTTGAAATTCGATCTCAAGGAAGCGGTGCGTACTATTCAGCAGCACGGAATCGAAGTGACCGCCGGATTTATCCTGGGTTTTGACAGCGATACCGAAAACATATTTGACCGCCAGATCACCTTCATCCAGGAAGCCGGCATACCCAAGGCCATGGTCGGAATCTTAATCGCCCTGCCCGGCACCAAACTTTACCGCCGGCTGGAAACGGAGGGGCGTTTAACCGGACAGTCGACGGGAAGCAACACCCATACCATGAGTACCAACATCGTCACCACCATGAACCCGGACATGCTCCGGGAAGGATATAAAAAAGTCCTCGGCACGCTCTATGACGCCAACCTGAAAAACTATTTTGCCCGCTGCGACACCCTGCTGTCGCAACTGAAGCATACCGCCTTCCGGCAACGCAACGTACGGTTACATGAAATCATGGCACTGCTCAAATCTCTGACCATTCAGCCGTTCACGCCTTACGGGTTCCAGTATCTGAAATTCATCGGACGCAACCTGATCCGCAACCCGCATTTGTTTGCCGAGGTCATTACCCACGCCGTCATGGGTCATCATTTTCATTTAATCACCCAGGAGACGCTGAAGGTCGATGCCGCCGCCTCCACGCTGGACGATATTTATGAGAAATCCCGTATCTACCTCAGTCGTCAGGCGGATCTGGTAAAAGCCACTTCCCTGGCCCAGCACCGCAAACTGTCCGAAGGATGGGCTGCCTGCAAGACCAGGCTTGAATCCGTCAGGCATATCATCGACAATGTCCACAAGGACTTTCGCGAGGACATCAACCGCAAGTACACGGAAATTTACGCCCGGACACGATCCCTGTTTGAAGAGGCCGAGCGGCGGTTGCGGTTGAATTAA
- a CDS encoding chemotaxis protein CheW, with the protein MQSTAAIKQKNLTELVTFYIGSSLCGIDITDIQEINKQTNSLTWVPKAPDYVVGVLNLRGMIVTILDLGKKLGLSPLTRGKNSRNIIVHFEEELVGIMVDEVSEVLSAKPENIDPAPANLGGVQGTYFSGVLKTDKHLIGILDIKKALADE; encoded by the coding sequence ATGCAGTCAACAGCCGCCATCAAACAGAAAAATTTGACCGAGCTGGTTACGTTTTATATTGGAAGTTCCTTGTGCGGAATCGATATAACGGATATCCAGGAAATCAACAAGCAGACCAACAGTTTGACCTGGGTTCCAAAGGCGCCGGACTATGTCGTGGGCGTTCTGAATCTGCGGGGAATGATCGTTACCATTCTCGATCTTGGGAAAAAGCTGGGGCTCTCCCCGCTGACCCGGGGGAAAAACAGCCGTAACATTATTGTCCATTTTGAAGAGGAACTGGTCGGCATTATGGTGGATGAAGTCAGCGAGGTATTGTCCGCAAAACCTGAAAATATTGATCCCGCGCCGGCGAATCTCGGCGGCGTCCAGGGAACATACTTCTCCGGCGTTCTGAAAACCGATAAGCACCTGATCGGAATACTGGATATCAAGAAAGCGCTGGCCGACGAATAG
- a CDS encoding chemotaxis protein CheW gives MIIEDEESLKMYVEESLEHMSNIESNLLAIEKAGDKADAEIVNEVFRAAHSIKGGAGLMGLNNIKDLAHKVENVLGLVREKKIIPDTSIISIVLSAFDKLNSMINNIRESEEVDISEEVVSLTGLTTASLPEAKKSSVGQPVHILDREGGKAVFTITRYDFNEATKGGRELYIIKWDLIQDIHDHEKSLMDMTKSISTSGNVIDTAIDIERVGTLDAAVPNQVPFLILYSTMIGEDILPALFNVSKKNVRKITPKMILSDEEAEAWGGEADEPDPPETGGRNRMASTEPDDTAETKPPLADTASSIADDASSFNNDTETMERESADEEPGETLEAAGDNGVTMEKGDVTIRPSKAQTSLRVDVKLLDSLMTLAGEMVLSRNQLLQNIAGGNKKAIAAAGQRINMVTSELQDVIMKTRMQSIGNIFNKLPRLVRDMSQRLGKKVELTLEGTDVELDKTIIEAISDPLTHLIRNAVDHGIEPAGKRANLGKSPIGKIHLAALHEAGQVSVEITDDGSGIDGNMVAAAAIRKGLISESQAGTMTKKEKLELILLPGFSTAEKVTDVSGRGVGMDVVKTNLDKLGGSMDIESIPGKYTTIIIKLPLTLAIIPSQMVLVGGEKYAIPQVNLDELLRIPADQVKNRIEKVGDAEVVRLRGKLLPLVDLADVLMIEKTYIDPQNGSPQAERRQKIADRRSKKNPLDDESDSSDTDENNRQAKKPVEFHSRRLNDDRRFHATSAINIAVVSLADMKYGLVVHRLLDSEEIVVKPLGRHLKQCQEFSGATIMGDGRVSLILDVAGIAASATLNIVDISRKEKKEEVEMKEAQAIQNDREVASLLIFSNDNDRERFAVSLGLVERIESIKTDAIEHVGGKQIIQYRGGALPLFSMDQVAAVKPLPKVQDLEIIVFTIGGREIGLMVIPPVDAVEVPIHIDSKALKQPGIIGSAIINGRTTLIIDVFEAVKTLFPDWMSQMAQKQQAATGGVSGSRGGTLLFAEDSDFFRRQVKGFLEDGGYRVIEAKNGQEAWSVLTKEYRDIDLIITDLEMPKMNGFELTEKIRSDDRLKHFTVIALTSLAGEADIVRGKQVGINDYQIKMDRGKLLDTVKRHLEKTRP, from the coding sequence ATGATTATCGAGGATGAAGAAAGCCTGAAAATGTATGTGGAAGAATCCCTCGAACATATGTCGAATATCGAAAGCAACCTCCTGGCCATAGAAAAAGCCGGTGACAAGGCGGACGCGGAAATTGTCAACGAAGTCTTCCGCGCCGCTCATTCCATTAAAGGCGGCGCCGGCCTGATGGGGTTAAACAACATCAAGGACCTGGCCCATAAGGTCGAAAATGTCCTGGGCCTGGTCCGGGAAAAGAAAATCATACCGGACACCAGTATCATCAGTATCGTTTTATCCGCTTTCGATAAGTTAAACAGCATGATCAACAACATCAGGGAAAGCGAGGAAGTCGATATTTCCGAGGAGGTGGTTTCCCTGACCGGTCTGACGACCGCCTCACTTCCCGAAGCGAAAAAGTCCAGCGTCGGCCAGCCGGTGCATATTCTTGACAGAGAAGGCGGAAAGGCCGTTTTTACCATTACCCGCTATGACTTCAATGAAGCCACCAAAGGCGGACGGGAACTGTATATCATCAAGTGGGACCTGATTCAGGACATCCACGACCATGAAAAGTCCCTGATGGATATGACCAAAAGCATTTCCACCAGCGGCAATGTCATTGACACCGCCATCGATATCGAGCGGGTGGGAACCCTGGACGCCGCGGTACCCAACCAGGTTCCCTTCCTGATTCTCTATTCAACGATGATCGGTGAGGACATTCTACCCGCTCTGTTTAACGTCAGCAAAAAAAATGTCCGCAAGATAACACCGAAAATGATCCTTTCGGACGAGGAAGCCGAAGCATGGGGGGGAGAGGCGGATGAGCCTGATCCCCCGGAAACCGGCGGAAGAAACAGGATGGCGTCGACGGAACCTGACGATACGGCCGAAACGAAACCCCCGCTGGCGGATACGGCGTCTTCAATAGCGGATGACGCGTCCTCATTCAATAATGATACCGAGACCATGGAACGGGAGTCCGCCGATGAGGAGCCGGGCGAGACCCTGGAGGCAGCCGGCGACAATGGCGTTACCATGGAAAAAGGGGACGTCACCATCAGGCCGTCGAAGGCGCAAACATCCCTGCGGGTGGATGTCAAGCTGCTGGACAGTCTGATGACCCTGGCCGGAGAAATGGTGTTAAGCCGCAACCAGCTGCTGCAGAATATTGCCGGCGGCAACAAAAAAGCCATTGCCGCGGCCGGCCAGCGAATCAACATGGTCACGTCGGAACTGCAGGACGTTATCATGAAAACACGAATGCAGTCCATCGGCAATATATTCAACAAACTGCCGCGACTGGTCCGCGACATGTCCCAGCGACTCGGCAAGAAAGTGGAACTCACCCTTGAGGGAACGGATGTCGAGCTGGATAAAACCATTATCGAAGCCATCAGCGATCCCCTGACCCATCTGATCAGAAACGCCGTGGACCACGGCATCGAACCCGCCGGCAAAAGAGCCAATCTGGGGAAAAGTCCCATCGGCAAAATCCATCTGGCCGCTCTACATGAAGCCGGACAGGTTTCGGTTGAAATTACGGATGACGGAAGCGGTATTGACGGCAACATGGTCGCGGCAGCCGCGATTCGAAAAGGGCTGATTTCGGAAAGCCAGGCCGGCACCATGACCAAAAAAGAAAAGCTGGAACTCATTCTTCTTCCCGGCTTTTCCACCGCCGAAAAAGTAACCGATGTGTCCGGCCGAGGTGTCGGCATGGACGTGGTCAAAACCAACCTCGACAAGCTGGGCGGTTCGATGGATATTGAATCCATCCCCGGGAAATATACCACCATTATCATCAAGCTGCCGTTGACCCTGGCCATCATCCCCAGCCAGATGGTACTGGTCGGCGGCGAGAAATATGCCATTCCCCAGGTCAATCTGGATGAACTGTTGAGAATTCCCGCCGACCAGGTGAAAAACCGCATCGAAAAGGTGGGGGACGCGGAGGTCGTCCGGCTCAGGGGCAAGCTGCTTCCTCTGGTGGACCTGGCCGATGTGTTGATGATTGAGAAAACGTATATCGACCCGCAAAACGGCAGCCCGCAAGCGGAACGACGCCAGAAGATAGCCGACAGGCGTTCGAAAAAAAATCCACTGGACGACGAAAGTGATTCCAGCGATACGGACGAAAACAACCGGCAGGCGAAAAAACCCGTTGAATTTCATTCCCGCCGATTGAACGATGACCGGCGTTTTCACGCCACCAGCGCCATTAACATTGCCGTTGTTTCCCTGGCCGACATGAAATACGGACTGGTCGTCCATCGTCTTCTGGACTCCGAAGAAATCGTGGTCAAGCCCCTGGGCCGACATCTGAAACAATGCCAGGAGTTTTCCGGCGCCACCATCATGGGAGACGGAAGGGTTTCCCTGATTCTGGATGTCGCCGGGATTGCCGCCTCCGCTACACTGAACATTGTGGACATCTCACGGAAAGAAAAAAAGGAGGAAGTGGAGATGAAAGAGGCGCAGGCCATTCAGAATGACCGGGAGGTTGCCTCGCTGCTCATCTTCAGTAATGACAATGACAGGGAAAGGTTTGCCGTTTCCCTGGGGCTGGTGGAGAGAATCGAAAGCATCAAGACGGACGCCATCGAACATGTCGGCGGCAAACAGATCATTCAGTACCGCGGCGGCGCCCTGCCGCTTTTCTCGATGGATCAGGTGGCCGCGGTAAAACCGCTTCCCAAGGTTCAGGATCTCGAAATTATCGTGTTTACCATCGGCGGCCGGGAAATCGGCCTGATGGTGATACCGCCGGTTGACGCAGTCGAAGTACCGATTCATATCGACTCCAAAGCGTTAAAGCAGCCGGGCATTATCGGTTCCGCCATCATTAACGGCCGGACAACCCTGATCATTGATGTATTTGAAGCGGTCAAGACCCTCTTTCCGGACTGGATGAGCCAGATGGCCCAGAAACAACAGGCTGCAACCGGCGGCGTTAGCGGCAGCAGAGGCGGCACGCTGCTGTTTGCGGAGGATTCGGACTTTTTCCGGCGACAGGTGAAGGGCTTTCTGGAGGATGGGGGATACCGGGTGATCGAAGCCAAAAACGGTCAGGAGGCCTGGTCGGTTCTAACCAAGGAGTACCGAGATATCGATCTTATCATCACCGATCTGGAAATGCCGAAAATGAACGGTTTTGAATTGACGGAAAAAATCAGAAGCGACGACCGGTTAAAACATTTTACCGTCATCGCGCTCACCTCCCTGGCGGGTGAAGCCGATATCGTCAGAGGAAAACAGGTCGGCATAAATGATTATCAGATAAAAATGGACAGAGGCAAACTCCTCGACACGGTGAAGCGACATCTGGAAAAAACCAGGCCCTGA